A stretch of DNA from Bradyrhizobium algeriense:
TTTTCCGCCGCCGTCAGCCGGTCGGTCCACACCACCGTCCAGGTCGCGGTCGAGGATTCGCCGGCCACCGCTGCGGAGGCTTCGACCGGATCGACGCCGTCCTGCGGCGTCACCCGGAACAGCGCGATGATGTCGGTGTCCTTTGGCTGATAGTCGGGCTCCCAATAACCCATTTTCTTGTATTCGAGGACGCCGGACTTGTAGCGATCCTTGCCGCGAACGGTCATCGAGTGCATGTTCATGTTGCTCTCCTCAGGTGGTGTGCGGCGACTGGTCGGGATCGAGGCGGTCATCAGCTCATTCGGCGGCATCGGCCATTCCTCCTATACGTGGATCTAGCGCGCCCGAGCGGTAGCGCTTTGCCATCTCGGCCAACGGAATGACCTTGATCTCTGAGGCGTGGCCTGCGGTGCCGAACTGTTCGAAGCGCTCTCGGCAGAGGTCGCGCAAACCATCCATCGCCGGTTTGAGGAATTTGCGCGGATCGAATTCGTTTCTGTTTTGCACAGCCACCTTGCGGAACGCCGCGGTCATCGCTAGCCGGCAGTCGGTGTCGATATTGACCTTGCGGACGCCATGCTTGATGCCACGGACGATTTCCTCGACCGGCACCCCCCAGGTCTGTGGCATCTCGCCGCCGAATGCGTTGAAAGCGTCCTGCAGCGGCTGCGGTACCGAGGATGAACCATGCATTACCAAATGCGTGTTGGGCAGCCGGCGATGGATTTCCTCCACCACCCGCATCGCCAGAATGTCGCCGTCCGGCTTGCGCGAGAATTTATACGCGCCGTGCGAGGTCCCCATCGCAATCGCCAGCGCATCGACTTTGGTAGCACGGACAAAATCGACGGCCTGGTCCGGATCGGTCAGCAGCTGATCGTGGCTGACCTCGCCTTCGACGCCATGGCCGTCCTCCTGCTCACCGCCGCCATGTTCGAGCGAGCCGAGCACGCCCAACTCGCCTTCCACCGAGGCGCCGATCCAGTGCGCCATGTCGACCACACGGCGGGTGATGTCGACGTTGTATTCATAGCTCGCCGCGGTCTTGGCATCGGCCTTCAGCGAACCGTCCATCATCACGGAGGTGAAGCCGTGTTGCAGAGCGGTAGCGCAGGTCGATTCCTCGTTGCCGTGGTCCTGATGCAGGCAGAGCGGAATCTGCGGATACATCTCTTCCAGCGCGTCGATCATCTTCGACAGCATGATGTCGTTCGCATAGGAGCGTGCCCCCCGCGAGGCCTGGATGATCACGGGCGCATCGACAGAAGCCGCCGCATCCATGATCGCGAGTCCCTGCTCCATATTATTGATGTTGAATGCCGGCACGCCGTAATCGTGCTCGGCGGCATGGTCCAGCAACTGCCTCAGGGTAATTCGCGCCATCTGAGCCTCCGTGTCGTTGATCGTCGTTCGTGGTGTCATGCGCAGGTCAACGCCGTCCGCGAGCGCGCGATGCTGCGCAGCGCGGCCTTCGCCACCTCATCGGCGGTGATGCCGAATTCGCGGTAGAGCGTTTCCGCCGGCGCCGAGGCGCCGAAGCCGGTCATGCCGATGAATTCGCCGTCATCGCCAAGCCAGCGCGCCCAGTCGCCCTCGATCGCGGCTTCGACGCCGACCCTCGGCACGCGTCCGAGAACGGCGGTGCGGTACTCGCGAGATTGCCGGCGGAACAGCTCGAAGCACGGCGCCGAGACGACCGCGGCGCGGACGTTGTCTTTCTCGAGCAGTCCTGCCGCTTCGAGCGCGATCGATACTTCGGAGCCGGTTGCGATCAAGGTGACGTCGCGGCCTTCCTCCGGTTCAACAACGACGTAGGCGCCGAACGTGACCAGATTGGTCTCGCCCTCACCGTCACGAAACGTCGGGAGCGCCTGCCGCGACAGGCACAGCACCGAAGGACTCGTATCTGCCCGCAACGCGCAGTCCCACGCCTCCGCGGTCTCGACCGCGTCGCCCGGGCGGAACACCAGCAGGTTCGGGATCGCCCGCAGTGATGCCAGATGCTCGACCGGCTGATGCGTCGGACCGTCTTCACCGAGCCCGATCGAGTCATGCGTCATCACATGGATGACGCGGATCCCCATCAACGCAGCCAGCCTGATCGCAGGGCGGCTGTAATCGGCAAAGCTGAGAAACGTGCCGCCATATGGGATAAAGCCTCCATGCAGCGCGATGCCGTTCATCGCAGCCGCCATGGCATGCTCGCGGACGCCGTAATGGATATAGCTGCCATCGAAAGCATCTGGCCGCACCGGTTGCTGCGTCTTCGCGCGCGTCAGGTTCGAATGGGTAAGATCGGCCGAGCCTCCAAGCAGATTGGGCAGCGCTTCCGCGATCACGTCGATCACCAATTGCGACGCCTGCCGGGTCGCGATTTTCGGCCGTTCGCTACCGAACCGGGTTCGGATCTGCGCCATGACGTCGGCATATCCACAGGGCAGCTTTCGATTCAGCGCGTCGTGGAACAGCGACCGTCCCATCGAACTATGGCGTCGGCTGCGCTCGATCCACGCCCGCCGGGCCGCATGTCCTTGTGCACCTGTTTCGCGCCAGGCGTCGGCTACGGCTCCCGGAACCTGAAATGGCGCGTGCGGCCAGTCCAACGCGCTGCGCGTCTTCTCGACTTCCGCCGCACCGAGCGGCGCGCCATGCGCCTTTTCTGTCCCCTGACGGTTGGGTGCGCCGAAGCCAATCACCGTACGGCAGGCGATCAGGGATGGCCGGGTGTCGTGGCGGGCGTGCCGGATCGCCGCGGCAATCGCCTCGGGGTCGTGGCCATCGATCCGGCTCGCTGACCAGCCTGACGCCTTGAAGCGCGCAAGCTGGTCATCCGAGCATGACAGTGAAGTCGATCCGTCAATCGAGATTTCATTGTCGTCATACAGCACGATCAGCCGGCCGAGCTTGAGGTGTCCCGCCAGCGAAATCGCTTCCTGGCTGATGCCCTCCATCAGGCAGCCGTCGCCGGCGATCACATAGGTGTAGTGATCGACAAGATCCTCGCCAAAGCGCGCATTCATCAGGCGCTCCGCCAGCGCCATCCCGACCGCGGTCGCGATCCCCTGCCCCAGCGGTCCCGTCGTCGTCTCCACCCCGGGCGTATGCCCGTATTCCGGATGGCCGGGGGTTTTCGATCCCCACTGCCTGAACGCCTTCAACTCGTCCGTCGTCACGCCCGCATAACCAGTCAGATGCAGCAACGCATACAGCAGCATCGAGCCGTGGCCGGCCGACAATACGAACCGGTCGCGATCCGGCCACGCCGGATCGGAGGCGTCGAACTTGAGGAAGCGCGAAAACAGCACGGTGGCGACATCAGCCATGCCCATCGGCATGCCGGGATGACCCGACTTCGCGTTTTCGACGGCGTCGATGGCCAGAAAGCGGATCGCGTTCGCCATTTCAGCGTGCGAAACGACCGGCTGGACGGCGATACGGGACAGAGCGGAATCGGTCATAGCATGCGCCTCTTGCGTTCCATCAGTTGCAGGATGAGCGGGGTGAGGATGAGCTGCATCGCGAGATCGAGCTTCGATCCGTGGATTACGATCGAATTGGCGCGCGACATGAAACTGTTCGGAATCATCGACAACAGGTAGGGAAAGTCAATGCCACGCGGATTCTTGAGCCGGATCACCACCATCGATTCGTCTGGCGTCGGTATCCAGCGCGCAATGAACGGGTTCGACGTGTCGACCGTGGGCACCCGCTGGAAATTGATGTCGGTCTCGGTGAATTGCGGGCAGATATAGTTTATGTAATCCGGCATCCGCCGCAGGATGGTATCGGTGACCGCCTCGGCGGTGTAGCCGCGGTCGCTGCGGTCGCGATGCAGCTTCTGGATCCACTCCAGATTGATGACGGGAACGACCCCGATCTTGAGATCGGCATGCTGCGCGATATTGACCTTGTCGGTCACAACAGCGCCATGCAGACCTTCATAGAACAACAGATCTGACTTCTCCGGCAACGGCTCCCACTCCGTGAACGTGCCCGGATCTGCGCCATAGAGCCTGGCCTCTTCATGATCGTGGACATAGTGCCTGACGGTTCCGGTCCCGGACTCGCCGTAGTCGCGGAACAATTTCTCCAGTTCCTCGAACAGATTTGTTTCCGGACTGAAATGGCTGAAATGCTTGTTACCGCGCTCGGCCTCCTCGGCCATTTTTGTGCGCATCTCAAAGCGGTTGTAGCGGTGGAAGGCGTCGCCCTCGACATAGGCGGCTTCGACCTTCTCGCGGCGGAAGATGTTTTCAAACGTCTTCTTCACCGAGGTCGTGCCGGCACCCGATGATCCGGTAATCGATATGATGGGATAGCTGCGTGACATCTGCTCTTTCCGGTCAGCGAAACAGGCCGCGACGCGCAAACAGCGGCGCATCGCTATTGTCGAACATCGGCTCGATCGCTTCGTGAATGGCGGCAACGTCGCGAACGCCACGCATCGAGCCCATGATCAGCGGCACCCGCTGGTGTGGTGTTTTCGCCGAAAGCTCGAGAATGCGCCGGCGGCCGGTGGTCGCGGCTCCGCCCGCCCACTCCATCACGAGGGCCATCGGATGCGCTTCGTAAAGCAGGCGGAGACGTCCGTCGCGATATCCCGGCCGCGCATCCGCCGGGTACAGGAACACGCCGCCGCGGACGAGAATGCGAAGCGACTCTGCAACCAGCGAGCCGATCCAGCGCATATTGAAATCGACCGAACCGTTGCCGCTCGTACCCGAGAGGCATTCGTCGATATAGGCCCGCACCGGCCCATGCCAGTGCCGCCGGTTCGACGCGTTGATGGCGAATTCCGGCGTATTGGGCGCAATCCTCACGCGACGCGCAATCAGCAGGAATTCCCGGGCACGCCTGTCCAGAACGAAGATGTCGACACGCTCGTCGAACGCCAGGACCAGCGTGGTTTGA
This window harbors:
- the fba gene encoding class II fructose-bisphosphate aldolase (catalyzes the reversible aldol condensation of dihydroxyacetonephosphate and glyceraldehyde 3-phosphate in the Calvin cycle, glycolysis, and/or gluconeogenesis); amino-acid sequence: MARITLRQLLDHAAEHDYGVPAFNINNMEQGLAIMDAAASVDAPVIIQASRGARSYANDIMLSKMIDALEEMYPQIPLCLHQDHGNEESTCATALQHGFTSVMMDGSLKADAKTAASYEYNVDITRRVVDMAHWIGASVEGELGVLGSLEHGGGEQEDGHGVEGEVSHDQLLTDPDQAVDFVRATKVDALAIAMGTSHGAYKFSRKPDGDILAMRVVEEIHRRLPNTHLVMHGSSSVPQPLQDAFNAFGGEMPQTWGVPVEEIVRGIKHGVRKVNIDTDCRLAMTAAFRKVAVQNRNEFDPRKFLKPAMDGLRDLCRERFEQFGTAGHASEIKVIPLAEMAKRYRSGALDPRIGGMADAAE
- the tkt gene encoding transketolase, whose amino-acid sequence is MTDSALSRIAVQPVVSHAEMANAIRFLAIDAVENAKSGHPGMPMGMADVATVLFSRFLKFDASDPAWPDRDRFVLSAGHGSMLLYALLHLTGYAGVTTDELKAFRQWGSKTPGHPEYGHTPGVETTTGPLGQGIATAVGMALAERLMNARFGEDLVDHYTYVIAGDGCLMEGISQEAISLAGHLKLGRLIVLYDDNEISIDGSTSLSCSDDQLARFKASGWSASRIDGHDPEAIAAAIRHARHDTRPSLIACRTVIGFGAPNRQGTEKAHGAPLGAAEVEKTRSALDWPHAPFQVPGAVADAWRETGAQGHAARRAWIERSRRHSSMGRSLFHDALNRKLPCGYADVMAQIRTRFGSERPKIATRQASQLVIDVIAEALPNLLGGSADLTHSNLTRAKTQQPVRPDAFDGSYIHYGVREHAMAAAMNGIALHGGFIPYGGTFLSFADYSRPAIRLAALMGIRVIHVMTHDSIGLGEDGPTHQPVEHLASLRAIPNLLVFRPGDAVETAEAWDCALRADTSPSVLCLSRQALPTFRDGEGETNLVTFGAYVVVEPEEGRDVTLIATGSEVSIALEAAGLLEKDNVRAAVVSAPCFELFRRQSREYRTAVLGRVPRVGVEAAIEGDWARWLGDDGEFIGMTGFGASAPAETLYREFGITADEVAKAALRSIARSRTALTCA
- a CDS encoding phosphoribulokinase is translated as MSRSYPIISITGSSGAGTTSVKKTFENIFRREKVEAAYVEGDAFHRYNRFEMRTKMAEEAERGNKHFSHFSPETNLFEELEKLFRDYGESGTGTVRHYVHDHEEARLYGADPGTFTEWEPLPEKSDLLFYEGLHGAVVTDKVNIAQHADLKIGVVPVINLEWIQKLHRDRSDRGYTAEAVTDTILRRMPDYINYICPQFTETDINFQRVPTVDTSNPFIARWIPTPDESMVVIRLKNPRGIDFPYLLSMIPNSFMSRANSIVIHGSKLDLAMQLILTPLILQLMERKRRML
- a CDS encoding class 1 fructose-bisphosphatase translates to MDARITLCSHLDHAGSETPTGPAVAAVIETIATAAIGLSDLIADGPLAGITGQTRGVNSDGDHQKDIDLVADAMMRAALRAAPVAAVLSEESDLPEVLNAEASLCVAIDPLDGSANLENNISVGTIFSIRSRGNDIISTFFEPGTAQCAAGFVVYGPQTTLVLAFDERVDIFVLDRRAREFLLIARRVRIAPNTPEFAINASNRRHWHGPVRAYIDECLSGTSGNGSVDFNMRWIGSLVAESLRILVRGGVFLYPADARPGYRDGRLRLLYEAHPMALVMEWAGGAATTGRRRILELSAKTPHQRVPLIMGSMRGVRDVAAIHEAIEPMFDNSDAPLFARRGLFR